From the Candidatus Poribacteria bacterium genome, one window contains:
- a CDS encoding NAD(P)-dependent oxidoreductase — protein MKVLILGGNGYLGPHVVKALEPYYTLRVTDINEIETKHESMHIDAGSLDQVMRAAEGMDAILNCSVLRHDRQLAFDVSTRGCYNTMRAALEHGIRRVINTGPHFTIQGDDYTTYDYEINPDVPPHTSTGLYPLTKGLGQEICKVFTEHYDIYVLCYLFLSFREHDDPAEGTDLNPFSVSWRDAGEAFRLGLEIDLEDLPSRCEIFNIFADLPHQQFSNLKAKRILGFAPQDNFERMWHKTE, from the coding sequence ATGAAAGTTCTTATTTTAGGGGGGAATGGGTATCTCGGACCGCATGTCGTCAAGGCATTGGAACCTTACTATACGTTGCGCGTCACAGACATCAACGAGATTGAAACGAAACATGAGTCGATGCACATTGATGCCGGTTCACTGGATCAGGTGATGCGCGCCGCTGAGGGAATGGACGCGATTCTCAATTGCTCCGTCCTACGACACGATCGGCAACTGGCTTTTGATGTGAGCACGCGTGGATGTTACAATACGATGCGCGCCGCTCTCGAACACGGTATCCGTCGCGTTATCAACACGGGACCCCATTTCACCATCCAAGGGGATGACTATACCACTTACGATTACGAGATTAACCCGGATGTGCCACCGCACACCAGCACTGGACTCTATCCGTTGACCAAGGGGTTAGGACAGGAAATCTGTAAAGTCTTCACTGAACATTACGACATCTATGTTCTCTGCTATCTGTTCCTGAGTTTCCGGGAGCACGACGATCCTGCAGAAGGCACCGATCTCAATCCCTTTTCTGTCAGTTGGCGGGACGCAGGCGAAGCCTTCCGACTGGGTTTGGAGATCGATTTGGAGGACCTCCCATCACGCTGTGAGATTTTCAATATTTTCGCAGATTTACCGCATCAGCAATTCTCGAACCTCAAAGCGAAACGGATTTTAGGTTTCGCGCCTCAGGATAACTTTGAGCGGATGTGGCATAAAACGGAATAG
- a CDS encoding sigma-70 family RNA polymerase sigma factor, whose translation MRNVLTTHTELNHFDEQELVARAQNGDTEAFNPLVYKYQQKIYNLIYRKVCDRETAKDLCQEVFLKAWQALPNFKGQSVFYSWLYQIAVNRSIDFLRKRNRHDVIGFEELPQNADDTLQMAEVQPSPCELLERKELEEIIRKAAYQLPLTQRSVFYLRHREGLPIKEIASRLGKSESTVKTYLHHARRKLRRMLLPYLQNEPIAWYTET comes from the coding sequence ATGAGAAATGTTTTAACAACACATACTGAACTCAACCATTTCGATGAGCAGGAACTTGTCGCACGCGCCCAAAATGGTGATACAGAGGCGTTTAATCCACTCGTGTACAAATATCAACAAAAAATCTATAATCTGATTTATCGCAAGGTTTGTGACCGTGAGACAGCGAAAGACCTCTGCCAAGAGGTCTTTCTGAAGGCGTGGCAGGCATTGCCAAATTTCAAGGGGCAATCCGTATTTTACAGTTGGCTTTACCAAATTGCTGTCAATCGTAGCATTGACTTTCTCCGTAAGCGCAATAGACACGATGTTATAGGATTCGAGGAATTACCGCAGAACGCAGACGACACACTTCAAATGGCCGAGGTGCAACCTTCACCGTGTGAGCTTCTCGAAAGGAAAGAACTCGAAGAGATTATCCGTAAAGCCGCCTACCAGCTGCCTCTTACCCAACGCAGTGTTTTTTACCTACGGCACCGGGAAGGACTCCCAATAAAAGAGATTGCATCACGCTTGGGCAAGTCGGAGAGCACGGTTAAAACGTACTTACATCACGCCCGTCGGAAACTTCGGAGAATGCTGCTTCCCTACCTACAAAACGAACCTATTGCATGGTACACGGAAACTTGA
- a CDS encoding TolC family protein has product MEIVVNKRLTKVLAICLFFTIGSVVSGQQLVILQPARAIELALQNNEVVKKAEKVVERAKANLRVSKAIYLPQVGVTGEYQRQKDGDIDERDYLTRAQASMLLVQFGEIPEGLDAAQEDVRRAEIEYERSKKQSVHDVRNLWNNIVLTQEEIQERRAIEVELNKKLKGTQIKHAEKRIPFLSRLNTELELSEQQLALNELQRRLDVDTAELIRLTGLDPLAQVTLSDPLPEDDLTLENAVELALVNNLNLRDLQGNIVRQERLAAETIWNRFPELSAEARYKDLHVLLEQHERNQTWDAKALYDPVILDRERDASSIFQTRPRTQDGWEVRFNFNIPLYDGNKTKHLRAVEIAELERLQLEYVETTKSIRVEVRRAYRAVANAKERAEIEETRVRIFEQRLRTIERVLDEVTVEIPGYQNMTYNDAFQTQAQFTEAQRVFYQARRDYAKAKEQLRETMQWIE; this is encoded by the coding sequence ATGGAGATAGTAGTGAACAAGAGGTTAACAAAAGTATTAGCGATCTGCCTATTCTTTACCATTGGGAGCGTCGTCTCAGGGCAGCAGCTGGTCATACTTCAGCCAGCCCGCGCCATCGAACTCGCGCTACAGAACAATGAAGTCGTGAAAAAGGCAGAAAAAGTGGTGGAACGCGCCAAAGCAAACCTCCGAGTGTCCAAAGCCATTTACCTACCACAGGTGGGGGTCACCGGTGAATATCAACGCCAAAAAGATGGCGATATTGATGAAAGGGACTATCTCACCCGCGCACAAGCGAGTATGCTCCTTGTCCAATTTGGCGAAATCCCCGAAGGTCTTGACGCCGCACAGGAAGATGTCCGTAGGGCAGAGATTGAATATGAACGCTCGAAAAAGCAGAGCGTTCACGATGTCCGCAATCTTTGGAACAACATCGTCCTGACACAGGAAGAGATTCAGGAACGGCGTGCGATCGAGGTCGAACTGAATAAAAAACTGAAAGGCACACAAATCAAGCACGCAGAAAAACGGATCCCTTTCCTCAGTCGCCTCAATACGGAACTTGAACTCTCCGAGCAGCAGCTTGCCCTCAATGAGCTGCAGCGTAGATTGGATGTAGACACCGCGGAACTCATCCGCCTTACCGGACTTGATCCGCTGGCGCAAGTTACGCTCTCAGACCCTCTCCCTGAGGACGACCTGACATTAGAGAATGCAGTTGAACTTGCACTCGTAAATAATCTCAATTTACGCGACTTACAAGGCAATATCGTGCGTCAAGAACGTCTCGCCGCAGAGACAATCTGGAACCGATTTCCTGAACTCTCTGCTGAAGCACGTTACAAGGACCTTCATGTGCTGCTGGAACAACACGAACGGAACCAAACATGGGATGCAAAGGCACTCTACGATCCAGTGATACTCGATCGGGAGCGAGATGCATCCAGTATCTTTCAAACCCGTCCACGGACACAAGATGGGTGGGAAGTGCGTTTTAACTTCAATATTCCGTTATACGATGGGAACAAAACGAAGCATCTTCGCGCCGTAGAAATCGCAGAACTTGAACGACTTCAGTTGGAATACGTCGAAACAACAAAGTCAATCCGCGTAGAGGTGCGACGGGCTTACCGTGCCGTGGCGAATGCCAAAGAACGGGCGGAGATCGAAGAAACACGCGTGAGAATTTTTGAGCAAAGGTTACGAACAATAGAACGCGTGCTGGATGAAGTCACGGTTGAAATACCCGGGTATCAAAATATGACTTATAACGATGCGTTTCAAACACAAGCACAATTTACAGAGGCGCAACGTGTTTTTTATCAGGCACGTCGAGATTACGCCAAAGCAAAGGAACAGCTCCGAGAAACAATGCAATGGATCGAATAG
- a CDS encoding ABC transporter ATP-binding protein encodes MLETRDLTKVYNESVLAVNKLNLKVDDGEIYVVLGANGAGKSTTISMLLNFIEPTSGTALVGDIEIPKFPLEAKKHLAYVSENVELYRNFTARQNLSFFAKLGGRKKVSNADLDATLGRVGLPEAAFTRRVKTFSKGMRQRLGIAIAIMKNAQAVLLDEPTSGLDPKGGADFLNLLRELREEGKAIFMSTHDIFRAKEIADRIGILVEGNLERELTREEILKENLETLYLHYVAGYEPEEV; translated from the coding sequence ATGTTAGAAACCCGTGATCTTACGAAAGTTTATAACGAAAGCGTTTTAGCTGTTAACAAGTTGAACCTGAAAGTGGACGATGGCGAAATTTATGTTGTCCTCGGCGCGAACGGTGCTGGGAAAAGCACGACCATCTCCATGCTGCTGAACTTCATCGAACCCACAAGCGGCACTGCCTTGGTAGGCGACATTGAGATTCCAAAGTTCCCACTGGAGGCAAAGAAGCATCTCGCCTACGTCTCTGAAAACGTTGAACTCTATCGAAATTTTACGGCGCGTCAAAACCTATCCTTCTTCGCGAAGCTCGGTGGACGCAAGAAGGTATCCAACGCGGACCTCGATGCGACGCTTGGACGTGTCGGTTTACCGGAGGCAGCCTTTACACGGCGCGTCAAGACCTTTTCCAAAGGAATGCGCCAACGCTTGGGCATTGCCATTGCGATCATGAAGAATGCACAAGCCGTTCTCCTCGATGAGCCGACTTCGGGTTTGGACCCCAAAGGGGGTGCCGATTTCCTGAATCTTCTTCGTGAGTTGAGAGAGGAAGGCAAAGCCATCTTCATGTCTACGCACGACATCTTTCGTGCCAAGGAGATCGCTGACAGGATCGGCATTCTCGTGGAAGGCAACCTTGAACGCGAGTTGACACGCGAAGAAATTCTCAAAGAAAACCTTGAGACGTTGTATCTGCACTATGTTGCTGGATACGAACCGGAAGAAGTTTAA
- a CDS encoding ABC transporter permease subunit yields MIGHVIKREFLDHLNSLRFALTVLVMSALMVTNAVVHLQTHPAKVRKYSENVNTSRNELQSQTDLYSLLQEGPGALYKRPSPLTFIAAGSETFLPGQGTNNWGSWRKETFPGVSVKSIWSLDYSTVNPNVRDLRPAATKIDWVFIITYLLSFIPLLFTFDALSGERERGTLRLCLANPISRPALLVGKFLGTLLTVLLPFYFAVLLNLAVISTDSWTQFGAADWGRLGMIVLIASGYAGIFIAIGLMVSASTRESRVSLVILLIIWVALVVFMPSTLGTLAQKWMAPVQTVHQREMAKASALDQVDESFYAQLEAKLQVSSFLSEFMQLIKTSPEKAGEFAAGKEEALTSELAKLQSREVDSGELQIKAEFVNKDVEIRERLNRAHLAAQIAQVQRARGITRFSPAAIVEYALESMAGTGLNRHLQFLARVDIHIKAFRNFIVETDRADTESPHIIGIPEGMSKKPISSRALPTYEDKITFSDTVNAAMVDILLLMLLFVVFLSGAFLVFIRSEV; encoded by the coding sequence ATGATCGGACATGTTATCAAACGCGAATTCTTAGACCATCTCAATAGTCTGCGTTTTGCCTTGACTGTCTTGGTGATGTCAGCATTAATGGTAACCAACGCTGTCGTGCATCTTCAGACACACCCAGCTAAGGTCCGGAAGTATTCCGAGAATGTTAACACCTCCCGAAATGAATTGCAGTCCCAGACGGATCTCTATTCTCTGCTACAAGAGGGGCCCGGTGCGCTTTACAAACGCCCCTCTCCGCTGACCTTCATTGCAGCCGGTAGCGAGACGTTTTTGCCGGGGCAAGGAACGAACAATTGGGGGTCTTGGCGTAAAGAAACGTTCCCAGGCGTATCAGTAAAAAGTATCTGGTCGCTGGATTATTCCACCGTCAACCCGAATGTGCGAGATCTTCGTCCCGCGGCGACAAAAATAGATTGGGTGTTCATCATCACCTATCTGCTCTCCTTTATCCCGCTTCTGTTTACGTTTGATGCCCTCTCTGGCGAAAGAGAAAGGGGAACGCTTCGACTGTGCCTCGCGAATCCGATATCGCGTCCTGCCCTGTTAGTTGGAAAGTTTTTGGGGACCCTCCTAACGGTCCTACTCCCCTTCTATTTTGCGGTGTTGCTGAATCTGGCAGTGATTTCCACGGACAGTTGGACACAGTTCGGAGCGGCAGACTGGGGCCGTTTGGGCATGATCGTCCTGATTGCGTCAGGCTATGCTGGCATCTTTATCGCGATAGGATTGATGGTGTCGGCGAGCACCCGAGAGAGCCGCGTGAGTCTCGTCATCCTGTTGATAATCTGGGTGGCACTTGTCGTGTTTATGCCTTCTACCCTCGGCACGCTTGCCCAGAAATGGATGGCACCCGTCCAAACCGTCCACCAACGGGAAATGGCAAAAGCGAGTGCTCTTGATCAGGTTGATGAAAGTTTTTACGCACAACTGGAAGCCAAATTACAAGTCAGCAGCTTTCTGAGTGAATTTATGCAACTTATAAAAACTTCGCCCGAAAAGGCAGGAGAATTCGCGGCAGGGAAGGAGGAAGCCTTAACATCGGAATTGGCAAAGTTGCAATCCAGAGAGGTAGATTCAGGGGAATTACAGATCAAGGCTGAATTTGTCAACAAAGATGTGGAGATTCGGGAAAGACTGAACAGAGCGCATTTAGCGGCACAAATCGCACAGGTCCAGCGTGCACGAGGCATTACCCGTTTCTCTCCAGCGGCGATAGTCGAATACGCCCTTGAATCCATGGCAGGCACCGGGTTGAATCGCCATTTGCAATTCCTTGCGCGTGTAGATATTCATATAAAGGCATTCAGAAACTTCATTGTTGAAACCGACCGCGCCGATACAGAGAGTCCTCATATTATCGGTATCCCTGAGGGTATGTCTAAAAAGCCGATCTCGTCAAGGGCACTCCCAACTTATGAGGATAAGATTACTTTCAGCGATACGGTCAACGCGGCAATGGTGGATATACTACTGCTTATGTTGCTGTTCGTTGTGTTTCTTTCCGGAGCATTCCTCGTTTTCATACGTTCGGAGGTATGA
- a CDS encoding ABC transporter permease subunit gives MLGTLIRQELLTHLMSARFLAAFLITLLLVVANTIVLIDDHESRVASSSQQAKVHREKAVSAPTYSMLELFVERTPNPLSLFSTGLDKRLGTTVEIDHGSVPLISSVSGRNLENPYLNLFSKVDLVSVFQVVLSLLALLFAYDAIAGDWEAGTLRLVISHPVRRGGILLGKYIAAMICLLLPVLMSLLIVLLLCSLANSIQLNGQDFLRIGGIVLTTIVYLSLFYLIGLLISVTTRRTATSLILCMFFWVTLVLVYPNWSRFSMNPGGDIRAEKQSVSQQIEQMWEEAEREKQQFLANSPLEGDPPRFNIGYSGASLRADRRYRLNMYQVNTASEPFISPFQNYHAFINAMHIRLAEKAALIREQGLARTDIRQSKWDERLMKLSPASLYTFATSAWAGTDLDGMLDFSRATQRYRQTLIDYFHDRDAFASRLWFASDKGRVDWWDLPRFTFQQVDVNVNAQRALPELFLLLLINIVLFMVAILIFVKIEV, from the coding sequence ATGTTAGGCACCCTGATACGCCAAGAACTCTTAACCCATCTCATGAGCGCGCGGTTCCTTGCTGCCTTCCTGATTACGCTTCTGCTCGTTGTTGCCAATACAATTGTGCTAATTGATGATCATGAAAGCCGAGTGGCGAGTTCCAGCCAGCAAGCAAAGGTTCATCGTGAGAAAGCGGTGAGTGCCCCCACCTATTCGATGTTAGAACTGTTCGTCGAGCGGACTCCGAACCCTTTAAGTCTCTTTAGCACAGGATTAGACAAGCGACTGGGGACGACTGTTGAAATTGATCATGGGAGTGTCCCGTTGATTTCAAGTGTTTCCGGGCGAAATCTGGAGAATCCGTATTTGAATCTCTTTTCAAAGGTAGACTTGGTCTCTGTCTTTCAAGTGGTGCTGAGTCTTCTCGCCTTGCTTTTCGCTTATGATGCGATTGCGGGAGATTGGGAAGCTGGCACCTTACGTCTGGTTATCTCACACCCGGTTCGACGCGGCGGAATTTTGCTTGGTAAATATATCGCTGCGATGATCTGCTTGCTACTCCCTGTGCTAATGAGCTTACTGATAGTGCTGCTTCTTTGCTCTCTCGCGAATTCAATTCAACTCAACGGACAGGATTTCCTCCGGATTGGTGGGATCGTTTTGACGACAATTGTCTACTTGTCCCTCTTCTACCTGATCGGGTTGTTGATTTCTGTGACGACTCGCCGCACGGCTACGTCCCTGATCCTCTGCATGTTCTTCTGGGTGACTTTGGTGCTTGTTTATCCCAACTGGAGTCGGTTTTCCATGAATCCGGGGGGCGATATACGCGCCGAAAAACAATCCGTGAGCCAACAAATTGAGCAGATGTGGGAAGAAGCCGAGAGAGAAAAACAACAGTTCTTAGCAAACAGTCCCCTGGAGGGGGATCCTCCCAGGTTTAATATAGGCTATTCAGGGGCATCCTTGCGTGCTGACAGAAGATATAGGCTCAATATGTATCAAGTGAATACGGCTTCAGAACCGTTCATCTCGCCTTTCCAAAATTACCACGCGTTCATCAATGCGATGCATATCCGTCTCGCAGAAAAGGCTGCATTGATACGTGAACAAGGCTTGGCACGAACAGATATCCGGCAGTCGAAATGGGATGAAAGGTTGATGAAACTCAGTCCTGCAAGCTTGTATACGTTCGCGACCTCTGCTTGGGCGGGTACTGACTTGGATGGGATGTTAGATTTTAGTCGTGCTACACAGAGGTATCGCCAAACGTTAATTGACTATTTCCATGACAGAGACGCATTCGCAAGTCGACTCTGGTTCGCGTCTGACAAAGGGAGAGTAGATTGGTGGGATTTACCTCGGTTTACTTTCCAGCAAGTAGATGTTAACGTAAACGCGCAGCGCGCCCTGCCAGAATTGTTTTTGCTATTGTTAATCAATATCGTCCTATTCATGGTGGCAATCTTGATTTTTGTCAAAATTGAGGTATAG
- a CDS encoding SpoIIE family protein phosphatase — protein MKHRVILRFYLILIGLIFISQVSAHETEIIPGTDVYVLTLETVNSGRVNWSSASWKYHPGDNLEWASPTFDDTAWESTSILLSPNALPEGGWQGIGWFRLHLSVADEQLWNMPLALHVVYQMGASEIYLDGKLIYKFGKVGTRQGEEEPYWERNPQAISFSGKTDHLIAVRYSNFLLHQSSPFLGFSLSLTPLNASIKKRVNTVRQGTTFQMVWTAISAFLMLQHLLLFIFYPRMRENLYFSILTGSIGTFVFFLHQFTLLTTNGTHILHLLQLLICVYVLMFLAALLFLYTLFYVKLPKSFWGFLIGWGVTLCVGLLSLKSGFPPISESTPHSSWSDGTHNIRVSESVGLTLSLLFLFTSLTFLEMARVIIVAISKKKDDAWIFGIGSFAPFILPLAYIFFPTHITTIYISWKFSALVPFFPMSVYLARNFARSRRQLETEVFERKLLAAENARKTEEFAAAHDLQVSMLPQTPPELPNLDVAFKMQPATEVGGDYYDYTLSENGRLTFAIGDATGHGMNAGLVVSAVKGLFKTSAQDADNLETLDHISQGIKSMNLKRLSMAMMLATVNHNTLTLTGAGMPPALFYIANENRVEEIFLEGTPLGWSIGSEREEMSYELHSGDTLLLMSDGLPEMLNPENEMLDYPKTKNLFTEVATQSPQAIIDHIFKASTSWANGKPQADDVTLVVIKVK, from the coding sequence ATGAAACACAGGGTAATTCTAAGGTTCTATCTCATTTTAATAGGACTCATATTCATATCACAAGTGTCTGCCCACGAAACTGAAATTATACCGGGCACCGACGTATACGTCCTGACGTTAGAAACTGTGAATTCGGGGAGGGTAAATTGGTCGAGTGCCTCTTGGAAGTATCACCCAGGCGATAACTTGGAATGGGCGAGTCCAACTTTCGATGATACAGCGTGGGAATCCACGAGCATATTGTTATCTCCCAATGCCTTGCCCGAGGGTGGATGGCAGGGTATTGGATGGTTCAGACTTCATCTCTCCGTTGCTGATGAGCAGCTTTGGAATATGCCGTTAGCCCTCCATGTGGTGTATCAAATGGGGGCATCTGAAATCTATCTCGACGGAAAACTGATTTATAAATTCGGTAAAGTAGGAACACGACAAGGGGAAGAGGAACCCTATTGGGAGCGAAATCCACAGGCGATTTCGTTTTCGGGTAAAACTGATCATCTCATCGCGGTTCGATATTCCAATTTCTTGCTCCATCAATCGAGCCCCTTCCTCGGCTTCAGTTTGAGTCTCACCCCGCTAAACGCAAGCATTAAAAAACGTGTCAACACAGTTCGCCAAGGCACTACTTTTCAGATGGTGTGGACAGCGATCTCGGCTTTTCTGATGCTGCAGCACCTGTTGTTATTTATCTTTTACCCTCGCATGCGGGAAAACTTATATTTTTCTATCTTAACGGGGAGTATCGGGACGTTTGTTTTTTTTCTGCACCAATTTACCTTGTTGACGACAAATGGAACCCATATTCTACACCTGCTTCAACTCCTTATCTGCGTTTATGTCCTGATGTTCTTGGCAGCCCTGCTGTTTCTGTACACGCTTTTCTATGTAAAACTGCCAAAATCTTTTTGGGGCTTTCTTATTGGCTGGGGTGTAACACTCTGCGTGGGTCTCCTGAGTCTTAAGTCAGGCTTTCCGCCCATTAGTGAAAGTACACCCCATTCAAGCTGGTCTGATGGGACCCACAATATCAGGGTTTCGGAGAGTGTAGGACTAACACTTTCACTTCTATTCCTGTTTACAAGCCTCACATTTTTAGAGATGGCACGGGTAATTATCGTCGCCATCTCTAAGAAAAAAGATGACGCGTGGATTTTTGGAATCGGCTCGTTCGCCCCTTTTATCCTGCCGCTCGCGTATATTTTTTTCCCAACACATATTACCACAATATACATTAGTTGGAAATTTAGTGCACTTGTTCCCTTTTTTCCGATGTCGGTTTATCTTGCTCGCAACTTCGCCCGGAGCCGCCGCCAACTCGAAACTGAGGTATTTGAGCGAAAATTGTTAGCAGCCGAAAACGCCCGTAAAACAGAAGAGTTTGCAGCAGCACATGACCTTCAGGTGTCAATGCTGCCGCAAACCCCACCGGAACTTCCTAACCTTGATGTCGCCTTTAAGATGCAACCCGCAACGGAAGTTGGGGGCGACTATTATGACTACACTCTCAGCGAGAACGGTCGGCTTACATTCGCCATCGGGGATGCAACAGGACACGGCATGAATGCTGGACTCGTGGTTTCCGCTGTTAAGGGCCTTTTCAAGACCTCAGCACAAGACGCTGACAACTTGGAAACGCTCGATCATATCTCCCAGGGTATTAAGAGCATGAATCTGAAAAGATTATCCATGGCGATGATGCTCGCTACAGTAAATCACAACACACTAACACTGACAGGTGCTGGAATGCCACCTGCCCTCTTCTATATAGCGAACGAAAACAGAGTTGAGGAGATATTCCTTGAAGGCACGCCCCTCGGCTGGTCTATCGGATCCGAGCGAGAAGAGATGTCGTACGAACTCCACAGCGGCGATACCCTCTTGCTCATGAGTGACGGTTTGCCAGAGATGTTGAATCCGGAAAATGAAATGCTAGACTATCCAAAGACAAAAAATTTGTTTACGGAGGTGGCAACCCAATCCCCGCAAGCGATTATTGACCACATCTTCAAGGCAAGTACATCCTGGGCAAACGGTAAACCCCAAGCGGATGACGTGACGCTTGTTGTCATTAAAGTGAAGTGA
- a CDS encoding YfhO family protein, with translation MLIRLLKSHPHLLAGLCFLVLTVAMTWPVAMHLNTHVTPGQQPVMTVPYLNLWTLAWNHHWLKGQADSYWDANLFYPHQKTLAYSEPQLGMGLLTFPLVFLGANTVLMYNLLLLGFIWGAGMAVYALCWSLFGTLRKENFHSKTYRGYRWGAAVIAGILYGFHFYMFAEMGVLQLLATLFLPLTFLGIHRFLNSNRWADALLFCAGFLGCWYTCAYYGLFLSVFVCCFVLKFGYRKVLDMEWKTLIRGGVTAVITFSCLAPLIVGMQSAKTAMELSRPKFLVQNLSAVLSDYLKLPQNSWLYGRILDIGSPDRSIFLGATLVCLAGIGTIAIFRAKDPKNTANKQSMPVGRGQQAQKVGFPQHYGRFYFVMAGLAFWLSFGMALTPTNATGLGVYRIVAWFSPYNLLYQFVPGFSSIRSPYRFVIFSTLFLAVLAGWGVLWLSQRAAPRWRFVLIPIFLTVVILESWPLPARLVKVPGSIAEVPRIYQHVKRLPPEATLLELPLARGPSERQLETEALFLYYSTLHWHRIVNGYSGFTPHAKVDLKKVIAESSPETVLAAFNTFGTQYVLTHEAQLNEKEKQKLEALEGNGLISLAREDTNRLYKVGFNSTEMENSLPDIVALTLYESTTSPNHVTLCLYYQVDEHQCELTTPWEHSVGCKVTWYPKSEQGEPVLVSTSTYHDSKLITKTSNAVAFDLPAPPPGEYRVIVQQLTETSAPIRSGICHIYENGFVAFQRRN, from the coding sequence ATGCTCATTAGACTGTTAAAATCTCATCCACACTTATTAGCAGGCCTCTGTTTTTTGGTACTTACTGTAGCAATGACTTGGCCCGTTGCTATGCATCTGAACACGCATGTAACCCCCGGCCAGCAGCCTGTTATGACCGTCCCCTATCTCAACCTTTGGACCTTAGCATGGAATCATCACTGGTTAAAAGGACAAGCGGACAGTTATTGGGATGCGAATTTATTCTATCCGCATCAGAAAACCCTTGCCTATTCAGAACCTCAATTGGGTATGGGCTTACTCACATTCCCGTTGGTGTTCCTCGGTGCGAATACGGTTTTAATGTATAACCTGCTTCTGCTCGGATTCATCTGGGGGGCTGGTATGGCGGTTTACGCCCTCTGTTGGTCCCTCTTTGGAACGTTAAGGAAGGAGAATTTTCACTCCAAGACATACCGAGGTTACCGATGGGGAGCCGCTGTCATAGCAGGTATCCTATATGGATTTCATTTCTATATGTTCGCTGAAATGGGAGTCTTGCAACTGTTAGCGACGCTCTTTCTGCCCCTCACCTTTTTAGGCATCCATCGCTTTCTCAACAGCAACAGATGGGCAGATGCCCTCCTTTTCTGTGCGGGCTTCCTTGGATGCTGGTATACATGTGCCTACTATGGACTCTTTCTTAGCGTTTTCGTCTGTTGCTTCGTCCTTAAATTTGGGTATCGAAAAGTGTTAGACATGGAATGGAAAACCTTAATCCGTGGCGGCGTTACAGCAGTGATAACTTTCTCGTGTTTAGCACCCTTAATTGTCGGTATGCAATCCGCTAAGACTGCGATGGAATTGTCGCGTCCGAAGTTCCTTGTTCAGAACCTATCCGCAGTGCTTTCAGATTACCTTAAATTGCCTCAGAACAGTTGGCTTTACGGGAGAATTTTGGACATCGGTAGTCCCGACCGGAGCATATTCCTCGGTGCGACGCTCGTGTGCCTTGCAGGTATCGGAACAATAGCCATTTTTAGAGCCAAGGATCCTAAAAACACCGCCAATAAACAAAGCATGCCGGTAGGTAGAGGGCAACAGGCCCAGAAGGTGGGGTTCCCACAACACTACGGGAGATTCTACTTCGTCATGGCTGGGCTCGCCTTTTGGCTCTCCTTCGGCATGGCACTCACACCGACAAACGCCACCGGATTAGGCGTATACCGAATCGTGGCATGGTTCTCGCCTTACAATCTGCTTTATCAATTTGTTCCAGGATTTTCCTCCATCCGATCGCCATATCGGTTCGTCATTTTTTCTACCCTGTTCCTCGCCGTACTTGCGGGGTGGGGTGTCCTTTGGTTATCTCAACGAGCAGCCCCACGATGGCGGTTTGTACTTATCCCCATCTTCCTAACAGTTGTGATTTTAGAGAGCTGGCCGCTCCCTGCTCGGCTGGTTAAGGTGCCAGGAAGCATTGCGGAAGTCCCACGCATCTACCAGCACGTCAAAAGACTTCCCCCCGAGGCAACCTTGCTTGAACTCCCATTAGCGAGAGGTCCTTCGGAGCGACAATTAGAAACGGAGGCACTGTTCCTGTATTACAGCACCCTCCATTGGCATAGGATAGTGAATGGATATTCCGGCTTTACCCCACATGCCAAAGTTGATCTGAAAAAAGTGATAGCGGAATCGTCACCTGAAACCGTCCTCGCAGCGTTCAATACCTTTGGTACCCAATATGTCTTAACACATGAAGCACAACTTAACGAAAAGGAAAAACAGAAATTGGAAGCGTTGGAAGGAAATGGGCTCATCTCTCTCGCGCGTGAAGACACAAATAGGCTTTACAAAGTAGGCTTTAATTCTACAGAGATGGAAAATTCTCTTCCGGACATTGTAGCACTGACACTTTATGAAAGTACTACTTCCCCGAATCATGTGACCCTTTGTCTCTATTATCAGGTAGATGAGCATCAATGTGAACTGACAACCCCATGGGAACACAGCGTCGGATGTAAGGTAACTTGGTATCCCAAATCAGAACAGGGCGAACCAGTCCTTGTGAGTACAAGCACGTATCACGATAGCAAATTGATAACTAAAACATCCAATGCTGTCGCCTTCGACCTGCCCGCGCCACCACCGGGCGAGTACAGAGTCATAGTGCAACAACTGACCGAGACAAGTGCTCCGATCAGAAGCGGAATCTGTCACATATATGAAAATGGTTTTGTCGCTTTTCAGAGGAGAAACTAA